Proteins from one Ahaetulla prasina isolate Xishuangbanna chromosome 2, ASM2864084v1, whole genome shotgun sequence genomic window:
- the GPX3 gene encoding glutathione peroxidase 3 encodes MKGRLKGPWILSLLLAGLFQPSLGQAQQEILTGLQLSHQHEEARSCPHAPNSQPIPDRAKVDCYDTVQGSAHDYGALSLTGEYIAFRNYVGKYILFVNVATFUGLTAQYPELNALQTSLGIDRLVILGFPCNQFGKQEPGQNSEILQGIKHVRPGGGFVPNFQLFQKIDVNGENEQKIYTFLKNSCPPVVETFGDPARLFWAPLKIHDIKWNFEKFLVDPQGKPVMRWFHRTNVSTVKNDIIRYMRKNING; translated from the exons ATGAAGGGCAGACTGAAAGGACCCTGGATCCTCTCCTTGCTCTTGGCTGGTTTATTTCAGCCCAGCCTGGGACAGGCACAACAGGAG ATTTTGACAGGACTTCAGTTATCTCATCAACATGAGGAAGCAAGATCCTGCCCGCATGCTCCTAATTCTCAACCGATCCCAGATCGAGCCAAG GTGGATTGCTATGACACAGTTCAAGGATCAGCCCATGATTACGGGGCTCTCTCTTTAACTGGTGAATACATCGCCTTCCGGAATTATGTGGGGAAGTATATCCTCTTTGTAAATGTGGCCACTTTCTGAGGACTCACAGCACAATATCCTG AACTGAATGCACTACAAACTTCACTGGGAATTGACCGACTGGTCATCCTAGGCTTCCCATGCAATCAATTTGGAAAACAAGAACCTGGACAGAATTCTGAAATCCTTCAAGGAATAAA ACATGTCAGACCAGGGGGAGGCTTTGTCCCCAATTTCcaactctttcaaaaaattgatGTAAATGGGGAAAATGAACAGAAAATTTACACCTTCCTGAAG aaCTCCTGTCCACCAGTTGTTGAAACTTTTGGTGACCCAGCGAGACTCTTCTGGGCACCTTTGAAGATCCATGACATTaagtggaactttgagaaatttttggttgATCCTCAAGGAAAGCCGGTGATGAGATGGTTTCACCGGACAAATGTTTCCACTGTAAAGAATGATATCATAAGATACATGAGGAAAAACATAAATGGATAG